A genomic segment from Malus domestica chromosome 05, GDT2T_hap1 encodes:
- the LOC139196347 gene encoding uncharacterized protein isoform X1, giving the protein MKGVVVSRFNLRKGLSRMNHHHPRQIPFKYPEQDSSLPPSASTADNPFDISLPASRCGGSLPNMTTPYSPDRYYFSKTPSHSSPHSLRRSVSNLNHSPAKTSSRSSTSSQDFHFSTNLDTPDSKNMKRVDLDGTLVEACSGILISVGMEATFYVLINWVADQQYPLLSWLALIIGKILFWISQYRNLPFMVFYPTIFVLNALLLGSLAIKVTWNVGWGVAYQFLLDNLGILNLF; this is encoded by the exons ATGAAGGGTGTGGTTGTTTCACGCTTTAATCTGCGAAAG GGGCTGAGCAGGATGAACCACCACCACCCCCGGCAGATTCCGTTTAAATACCCAGAACAAGATTCTTCTCTCCCGCCGTCTGCGTCCACGGCCGACAACCCATTTGACATCTCTCTACCTGCGTCTCGCTGTGGCGGTTCTTTGCCCAACATGACTACTCCCTACTCTCCTGACCGCTACTACTTTTCCAAGACTCCTTCCCATTCCTCGCCGCACAGCCTCCGCCGCTCCGTCTCGAATCTCAACCACTCTCCGGCCAAGACCTCGTCCcgctcctccacctcctcccaAGATTTCCACTTCTCCACCAACTTGGACACCCCGGATTCTAAG AACATGAAGAGGGTTGATTTAGATGGGACTCTGGTTGAAGCATGTTCGGGAATTTTAATTTCCGTAGGAATGGAGGCTACATTCTACGTTTTAATAAACTGGGTTGCTGATCAACAGTATCCGCTTCTTTCGTGGCTGGCCCTGATAATCGGAAAGATCCTGTTTTGGATTTCTCAGTACAGAAATTTACCGTTCATGGTTTTTTATCCAACTATTTTCGTCTTGAATGCATTGCTTTTGGGATCGCTAGCTATAAAGGTAACCTGGAACGTCGGCTGGGGCGTTGCTTATCAATTTCTGCTAGATAATCTCGGTATTCTGAACCTGTTCTGA
- the LOC139196347 gene encoding uncharacterized protein isoform X2: protein MKGVVVSRFNLRKGLSRMNHHHPRQIPFKYPEQDSSLPPSASTADNPFDISLPASRCGGSLPNMTTPYSPDRYYFSKTPSHSSPHSLRRSVSNLNHSPAKTSSRSSTSSQDFHFSTNLDTPDSKLVFGQNDCRG from the exons ATGAAGGGTGTGGTTGTTTCACGCTTTAATCTGCGAAAG GGGCTGAGCAGGATGAACCACCACCACCCCCGGCAGATTCCGTTTAAATACCCAGAACAAGATTCTTCTCTCCCGCCGTCTGCGTCCACGGCCGACAACCCATTTGACATCTCTCTACCTGCGTCTCGCTGTGGCGGTTCTTTGCCCAACATGACTACTCCCTACTCTCCTGACCGCTACTACTTTTCCAAGACTCCTTCCCATTCCTCGCCGCACAGCCTCCGCCGCTCCGTCTCGAATCTCAACCACTCTCCGGCCAAGACCTCGTCCcgctcctccacctcctcccaAGATTTCCACTTCTCCACCAACTTGGACACCCCGGATTCTAAG TTGGTTTTTGGGCAAAATGATTGCAGGGGCTGA